Proteins encoded together in one Terriglobus saanensis SP1PR4 window:
- a CDS encoding PadR family transcriptional regulator, with the protein MPTQDRSQDRIALLQGTLDLLILKTLLSAPVHGQGVARIIQRQSEEVFFVDHGSLYLALQRLEDRKWISAKWGVSENNRKARFYSLTPKGREHLVEKTSEWRRLARAMAMILDAPLEG; encoded by the coding sequence ATGCCTACCCAAGATAGAAGTCAAGATCGGATTGCCTTATTGCAGGGAACGCTTGACCTGCTGATTTTAAAGACGCTTCTGTCCGCACCGGTGCATGGTCAGGGTGTGGCGCGAATAATTCAGCGCCAGTCGGAAGAGGTCTTCTTTGTGGACCACGGGTCGCTCTATCTTGCGCTGCAGCGGCTGGAAGACAGGAAGTGGATCTCTGCGAAGTGGGGCGTGAGTGAAAACAATCGCAAGGCGCGGTTCTATTCACTGACTCCCAAAGGCCGAGAGCACCTGGTAGAGAAGACCAGCGAATGGCGTCGGCTGGCGCGTGCGATGGCGATGATTCTCGATGCTCCTTTGGAGGGCTGA
- a CDS encoding class I SAM-dependent methyltransferase: protein MLNVQEQFGQIDIYLFDQILRGNILPGMRILDAGCGYGRNLVHLLREGCEVFALDADPAAVEHVRQLSASLETGLPSENFQTGRIDRMPFPDAFTDVVLCNAVLHFAKDEEHFEAMLTELWRTVKPGGLLFCRLGSRIGMNFEKIRENIYRTGDGSEWFLVDEAMLLAQTAKRNAVLVDPLKTTIVQDYRCMTTWVLRKRYA from the coding sequence ATGCTTAACGTGCAAGAACAGTTCGGCCAGATTGACATCTATCTCTTCGATCAAATCCTGCGGGGAAACATCCTTCCCGGCATGCGCATTCTCGACGCCGGATGCGGCTACGGCCGCAATCTCGTACACCTTCTCCGCGAAGGCTGCGAAGTCTTCGCACTCGATGCCGACCCCGCCGCTGTTGAACACGTTCGCCAACTCTCCGCCTCGCTCGAAACCGGCCTACCCTCCGAAAACTTCCAGACAGGCCGCATCGACCGCATGCCCTTCCCCGATGCCTTCACCGACGTCGTCCTCTGCAATGCCGTGCTCCACTTTGCCAAGGACGAAGAGCACTTCGAGGCCATGCTGACGGAACTTTGGCGCACCGTGAAGCCCGGCGGCCTACTCTTCTGCCGCCTCGGCTCACGCATCGGCATGAACTTCGAGAAGATACGAGAAAACATCTATCGTACCGGCGACGGCTCTGAATGGTTCCTTGTCGACGAAGCGATGCTGCTTGCTCAGACTGCCAAAAGAAACGCCGTCCTCGTCGACCCTCTCAAAACCACCATCGTGCAGGACTATCGCTGCATGACGACTTGGGTCCTAAGAAAGCGCTACGCCTAA
- a CDS encoding GAF domain-containing protein has translation METDLANLAGTGLEVVDLETDFEFTRRHLHARDAATQLAGMQRLAQAFVDRPETILQELVNTAVDLCGADSAGISIENKDDAANTTYSWVATAGKYARFVDATLPSYPSACSVCIQRGQPQLFRVHPQFFDLMGIEAEIVTDGILIPWQVEETHGTLWIMAHERTEAFDKNDCRLMEALANFAAMGVRQNRQQKILMRQASASAAAAMANQLAHRINNPLQSLTNLVYLAAEGDSQQDTKALAAEMSSDLNKLSALVKKLLALPIDALNRS, from the coding sequence GTGGAAACGGACCTAGCCAACCTCGCAGGAACGGGGCTTGAAGTGGTGGACCTCGAAACAGACTTCGAGTTCACACGTCGGCATCTCCATGCCCGCGACGCGGCGACTCAGCTCGCAGGCATGCAACGCCTCGCCCAAGCCTTCGTAGACCGCCCCGAGACGATCCTGCAGGAACTCGTCAACACCGCTGTCGATCTTTGCGGAGCCGACAGTGCGGGCATCAGCATTGAGAACAAAGACGACGCTGCCAACACGACCTACAGCTGGGTCGCCACCGCTGGGAAGTATGCACGCTTCGTCGATGCCACGCTGCCCTCCTACCCGAGCGCCTGCAGCGTCTGTATCCAAAGGGGTCAGCCGCAACTCTTTCGTGTTCATCCCCAATTCTTCGATCTCATGGGTATTGAAGCCGAAATCGTCACCGACGGCATACTTATCCCCTGGCAGGTGGAAGAGACCCACGGAACCCTCTGGATCATGGCGCACGAACGGACCGAAGCATTCGACAAGAACGATTGCCGTCTAATGGAAGCCCTTGCAAACTTCGCGGCCATGGGCGTCCGTCAGAATCGCCAGCAGAAGATCCTCATGCGCCAGGCATCAGCCTCCGCCGCAGCCGCCATGGCGAACCAACTCGCACACCGTATTAACAATCCGTTGCAGAGCCTCACGAATCTCGTCTACCTTGCTGCCGAAGGAGACTCTCAACAAGATACGAAGGCCCTCGCCGCGGAGATGTCCAGCGATCTCAACAAGCTTTCGGCTCTAGTAAAGAAGCTACTCGCTCTCCCCATAGACGCTCTGAACCGCAGTTAG
- a CDS encoding SDR family NAD(P)-dependent oxidoreductase codes for MGKLEGKVAVITAATSGMALATAKLFVEEGAYVFITGRRQDKLDEAVKTIGKNVTGVQGDAANLADLDRLYEVVKREKGKIDILFASAGRGYLEKLGEVTEENFDSTFDLNVRGTLFTVQKALPLFKDNGSIFLNGSIAGVKGFPNCGVYSASKAALRSFVRTWLVELKERGIRFNILSPGTIDTPLLGHLDTDTREFFKSLIPRGEMGRPEEIATVALFLASSDSSFVNGVELFVDGGTASI; via the coding sequence ATGGGAAAGCTCGAAGGAAAAGTAGCCGTCATCACCGCAGCCACATCAGGCATGGCGCTCGCTACCGCTAAACTCTTCGTTGAAGAGGGCGCATACGTCTTCATCACCGGACGCCGCCAGGACAAGCTCGATGAAGCCGTTAAGACCATCGGCAAAAACGTCACCGGCGTACAGGGAGACGCCGCTAACCTCGCCGATCTCGATCGTCTCTACGAGGTCGTCAAACGCGAGAAGGGCAAGATCGACATCCTCTTTGCCAGCGCAGGGCGGGGATATCTCGAAAAGCTGGGAGAGGTCACCGAAGAGAACTTCGACAGTACCTTCGACCTCAATGTGCGTGGCACCCTCTTCACCGTGCAGAAGGCACTACCACTCTTCAAGGATAACGGTTCGATCTTCCTCAACGGGTCCATCGCGGGTGTCAAAGGTTTCCCAAATTGCGGCGTCTATAGTGCCAGCAAGGCTGCGCTAAGGTCCTTCGTTCGCACCTGGCTTGTAGAACTTAAGGAACGCGGCATCCGCTTCAATATCCTTAGCCCCGGCACCATCGACACGCCTCTCCTCGGCCACCTCGACACCGACACCAGGGAGTTCTTCAAATCTCTGATCCCACGTGGCGAGATGGGACGTCCGGAAGAGATTGCCACCGTCGCCCTCTTCCTCGCTTCCAGCGACTCCAGTTTCGTCAACGGCGTTGAGCTCTTCGTCGACGGTGGCACCGCCTCGATCTAA
- a CDS encoding ABC transporter permease, whose product MFWRRRSPDDFAEEIKSHLELEADELRREGISEREAHWKAMREFGNVRAAQERFYMKGRWIWLDKLMRDLRFGMRSLWKTPGFTVTAVLTLALGVGANTAVFSVMNAVLLKSLPVEDPQRVVYVKTSGAPRRANNTGNWDTSLSYPVYDALRREKNVLSDVMAYVPLANDKIGVRIGAQPEEAEADMVSGNFFSGLGVKMVRGRGFIGSDETDHAPIAVLSSKYWTARFASDPDVVGKTIYVKGVPLTIAGVAAAGFEGVEPGHSTDLWIPLQNSEALNAWGAPFRKGKNFMQVPDWWCLRMVARLAPGVSREQAAQRLQGTFKAAAYISLGSPLAGEKPPVLSFDEAKNFPGYEEEWGKPLRMLMAMVGLVLLIAMTNIVMLLMARNATRQKEFSLRLALGAQRGELLRQLLVESLLLVTLGGALAWAFAQGATRMLGIWAHIDSSLSPDRMVLLATLVVLLLAAVLFGLAPFRTAVAGGAEMALKTSAATSGTDAGKTRTGKIVVALQMALCVVLLVGGGLLVRTLQNLQNIPLGIRTEGLLVFGVSQPNATTGMQSVQFYEELLRKLRALPGVEAVTVMGNRVGSGWSNNNNAMVDGKEPQPVGGGSTMQRNNYVGADFFHTLGIPIVMGREFADVDTPTSQQVAVVSELFAQRFLPNVNPLGHHINGNSKKDDVVIVGIAKNNKYTSMNEEPIPMIWYHYAQAGEPMAMHVEMHVNGDPMSMLPSARKVVASLDPNIPLVLPMTQRAQFEQSISQQLMFARLAEFFGVLAVVLVATGLYGTLAYRVSMRTAEIGVRMAVGARRGQVVWMILRDSLILTGVGVLVGVPLAMLVARALTTSLYGVKPMDVMSYVMAVVGVTLVALAASALPAGRAASVDPLTALRAE is encoded by the coding sequence ATGTTCTGGCGCAGACGAAGTCCGGATGATTTTGCGGAAGAGATCAAGAGTCACCTTGAGCTGGAAGCGGATGAACTGCGGCGCGAAGGGATAAGTGAGCGCGAGGCGCATTGGAAGGCGATGCGCGAGTTCGGCAACGTAAGAGCGGCACAGGAGAGGTTCTATATGAAGGGTCGATGGATCTGGCTGGACAAGTTAATGCGCGATCTTCGTTTTGGAATGCGGTCTTTGTGGAAGACCCCTGGCTTTACCGTGACGGCGGTGCTGACGCTGGCGTTGGGCGTGGGCGCAAATACGGCGGTGTTCAGTGTGATGAATGCGGTGCTGCTGAAGTCTCTTCCAGTGGAAGATCCGCAGCGTGTGGTCTACGTGAAGACATCTGGTGCGCCGCGTCGAGCGAACAACACAGGCAACTGGGACACGTCGCTTTCTTACCCGGTCTATGATGCTCTTCGGCGCGAGAAGAATGTGTTGAGCGACGTGATGGCGTATGTGCCTCTGGCCAACGACAAGATTGGTGTGCGCATCGGAGCGCAGCCGGAAGAGGCCGAGGCCGACATGGTGAGCGGCAACTTCTTTTCGGGGCTGGGCGTGAAGATGGTGCGCGGCAGAGGCTTTATAGGGAGCGACGAAACCGACCATGCGCCGATTGCAGTGCTTAGTTCGAAGTACTGGACTGCGCGTTTTGCGAGCGATCCGGATGTGGTGGGGAAGACGATTTACGTGAAGGGCGTTCCGCTGACGATTGCGGGTGTTGCTGCCGCTGGTTTTGAAGGAGTCGAGCCGGGGCATTCCACGGATCTATGGATTCCGCTGCAGAACAGTGAAGCGTTGAATGCGTGGGGCGCGCCGTTCAGAAAGGGCAAGAACTTCATGCAGGTGCCGGACTGGTGGTGTCTGCGCATGGTGGCACGACTGGCTCCGGGAGTGAGTAGAGAGCAGGCAGCGCAGCGTTTGCAGGGAACGTTCAAGGCTGCTGCCTATATCAGTCTGGGATCTCCACTCGCGGGAGAGAAGCCGCCGGTGTTGAGCTTCGACGAGGCGAAGAATTTCCCCGGATACGAAGAAGAGTGGGGCAAGCCGCTGCGGATGTTGATGGCGATGGTGGGCCTGGTGCTCCTGATCGCGATGACGAATATCGTGATGCTGTTGATGGCGCGGAATGCAACACGGCAGAAGGAGTTTTCGCTCCGACTGGCACTGGGTGCGCAACGAGGTGAGTTGCTGCGACAGCTTCTGGTGGAGAGTCTTCTGCTGGTGACGCTGGGCGGAGCCTTGGCGTGGGCATTTGCGCAGGGTGCAACGCGGATGCTGGGGATATGGGCGCACATCGATTCGAGCTTGTCTCCAGACAGGATGGTGCTGCTTGCGACGCTGGTCGTTCTGTTGCTCGCTGCTGTGCTGTTTGGCCTGGCACCGTTTCGTACCGCAGTGGCGGGCGGGGCTGAGATGGCGCTGAAGACTTCGGCAGCTACCTCTGGCACCGATGCAGGGAAGACTCGCACGGGCAAAATCGTAGTCGCGCTGCAGATGGCCCTTTGTGTGGTGTTGCTGGTCGGCGGTGGGCTGTTGGTGCGGACGCTGCAGAACCTGCAGAATATCCCGCTGGGGATACGGACGGAAGGGCTGCTGGTGTTTGGTGTGAGTCAGCCAAATGCGACGACGGGAATGCAGAGTGTCCAATTCTATGAAGAGTTGCTGCGGAAGTTGCGCGCGTTGCCGGGTGTAGAGGCGGTTACGGTGATGGGCAATCGCGTGGGCTCCGGTTGGTCGAACAACAATAACGCGATGGTGGATGGGAAAGAGCCTCAGCCCGTAGGTGGCGGATCGACCATGCAACGCAACAACTACGTAGGCGCGGACTTCTTCCATACGCTCGGCATTCCGATCGTCATGGGGCGTGAGTTTGCGGATGTGGACACGCCGACATCGCAGCAGGTGGCGGTAGTCAGCGAGTTGTTTGCCCAGCGATTTTTACCGAATGTGAATCCGCTTGGACACCACATCAATGGGAACAGCAAAAAAGACGATGTCGTGATTGTGGGTATCGCAAAGAACAACAAGTACACGAGTATGAATGAAGAGCCGATCCCGATGATCTGGTACCACTACGCCCAAGCGGGCGAACCGATGGCCATGCATGTGGAGATGCATGTCAATGGAGACCCGATGAGCATGTTGCCTTCGGCACGCAAGGTGGTAGCGAGCCTCGATCCAAATATTCCGCTGGTGTTGCCGATGACGCAGCGAGCGCAGTTTGAGCAAAGCATCTCGCAGCAGTTGATGTTCGCGCGGCTGGCGGAGTTCTTTGGTGTGCTGGCGGTAGTGCTGGTGGCGACCGGGCTTTATGGAACGCTGGCCTATCGCGTGAGCATGCGAACAGCGGAGATCGGTGTTCGTATGGCTGTAGGCGCACGTAGAGGACAGGTGGTCTGGATGATCCTGCGAGATAGCTTGATCTTGACGGGAGTTGGTGTGTTGGTGGGAGTTCCGCTGGCAATGCTGGTGGCCCGCGCGCTGACGACCTCACTCTATGGAGTGAAGCCGATGGACGTGATGAGCTACGTGATGGCGGTAGTGGGTGTGACTCTGGTGGCGCTAGCGGCGAGCGCCTTACCTGCCGGAAGGGCGGCGAGTGTCGATCCTTTGACGGCCTTGCGCGCGGAGTAA
- a CDS encoding ArnT family glycosyltransferase — MMIRPADSTLRQALRLAAIFAAVKLALHFALTLWTEHLGYGYFRDEFYYIACGRHLAWGYVDHGPIVALQARLGELLFGDSVFAIRILSAVAGATTIFLTGMIAWAFDGRRPAQALAMFGLIVCPQYIGTDGYLSMNSFEPVFWMTCVLAVVLILRGYSQRFWWIVFGVSAGIGLLNKPSMAFFLAAVGLGLLLTPQRRILWSRWTAVGLVLMLLIALPNVLWQIHNHWPTLEFLHNGKVGHKNIVLGPVQFFLAQFNNMQPVNALVWIPGVVALLRAKSIREGRWLGLTYLFFFVLMLALHAKDYYLAAIYPAYFAAGGIAWERRFSGSRGVQRNRVVAFPLFEAVLLVTGLILLPMSSPVLQPDAWVRYTTALHLRGDKMETAATGPLPQFYADRFGWQQEVSIVQNTFQSLSPQDQRRVCIFANNYGEAGAIDLLSSLQDAGQPLHLPLAMSGQNNYWLWGTHGCDPDVVIAVIRDTPEAVSQKYQSVTIVGRMDNPWAMPFEHKNIYLLRGRRSSAPFSWADERFYF, encoded by the coding sequence ATGATGATTCGTCCCGCCGATTCAACATTGCGCCAAGCCCTGCGTCTCGCCGCCATCTTCGCGGCTGTAAAGCTGGCACTTCACTTTGCTCTTACCTTGTGGACCGAGCATCTGGGATATGGCTACTTCCGCGATGAGTTCTACTACATCGCCTGCGGACGTCACCTGGCCTGGGGCTATGTCGATCACGGACCGATTGTGGCCTTGCAGGCGCGGCTCGGTGAGTTGCTCTTTGGTGATTCGGTCTTTGCCATCCGCATTCTGTCGGCCGTCGCTGGCGCGACCACCATCTTTCTCACGGGCATGATCGCATGGGCGTTCGATGGTCGGAGGCCTGCGCAGGCATTGGCGATGTTCGGCTTGATTGTCTGCCCGCAATATATCGGCACCGATGGTTATCTCTCGATGAACTCCTTCGAGCCGGTCTTCTGGATGACCTGTGTACTCGCTGTGGTTCTGATTCTGCGTGGCTACTCCCAACGCTTCTGGTGGATCGTCTTTGGCGTATCTGCAGGGATAGGTCTGCTGAACAAACCGTCCATGGCCTTCTTTTTGGCGGCCGTTGGGCTGGGCTTGCTGCTCACGCCGCAGCGCCGAATCCTCTGGTCGCGGTGGACCGCAGTCGGCCTTGTGCTGATGCTCCTGATCGCTCTGCCCAACGTGCTTTGGCAGATCCACAACCATTGGCCGACACTCGAATTTCTCCACAATGGTAAGGTCGGGCATAAAAACATCGTCCTGGGTCCAGTCCAGTTCTTCCTGGCGCAGTTCAACAATATGCAACCAGTGAATGCGCTGGTCTGGATTCCAGGCGTTGTGGCGTTGCTCCGTGCGAAGTCAATACGCGAAGGACGCTGGCTCGGTCTTACTTACCTGTTTTTCTTTGTCCTCATGCTGGCCCTGCACGCCAAAGACTATTACCTCGCCGCGATTTACCCGGCCTATTTCGCCGCTGGCGGCATTGCCTGGGAGCGGCGGTTCTCTGGCTCGCGCGGTGTACAGCGCAACCGCGTCGTGGCCTTTCCTCTCTTCGAAGCCGTTCTGTTGGTCACAGGCCTCATCCTTTTGCCGATGAGTTCGCCGGTATTGCAGCCCGATGCCTGGGTGCGCTACACTACGGCTTTACACTTGCGTGGGGACAAGATGGAGACTGCGGCCACAGGTCCTCTCCCGCAGTTCTACGCGGATCGCTTCGGCTGGCAGCAGGAGGTGAGCATTGTTCAGAACACCTTTCAATCTCTCTCACCGCAAGATCAACGGCGCGTTTGCATCTTCGCCAACAACTACGGCGAGGCGGGCGCAATCGATTTACTCAGTTCTCTTCAGGATGCGGGACAGCCCCTGCATCTACCGTTGGCAATGAGCGGACAAAACAATTATTGGCTATGGGGGACCCATGGCTGCGATCCAGATGTCGTGATCGCGGTGATCCGCGACACCCCAGAAGCCGTGTCACAGAAGTATCAATCGGTTACGATCGTCGGCCGCATGGACAATCCATGGGCTATGCCCTTCGAGCACAAAAATATCTACCTGCTTCGCGGGAGACGATCATCGGCCCCTTTCAGCTGGGCCGACGAGAGGTTCTACTTTTGA